The Polyangium mundeleinium genome contains the following window.
CAAGGTGCGCACGCTCCTCGTCGAGCGCCTGCACGTGAGCCGCGCGCCCGACGAAATCGACCCCGACGCGCCGCTCTTCGGCACGGGGCTCGGTCTGGATTCGGTGGACGCGGTCGAACTCCTGGTCAGCATGGAATCCGAGCTCGGCGTGAAGCTGCCGCACGAAGGTTTGTCGCGACCTGCCATGCGCACCGTGAATACGCTGGTCGACCTGGCCCTCGCCCACGGGAGGACGGACGATGTCGATGGATAACGAAATCCGCGCTTTGCGCACGAGCGTGGCGCTCGCCGCGGGTGATCACGTCACGTGCCTGCGCGTCGAGGGCGAAGGCGCGTACGAGGCGCTCGACCACGTCGTCGCCTGCGATCTTTTCTTGCAAGACGGCCAGATGCGCCCGAGCCTCTTGCTC
Protein-coding sequences here:
- a CDS encoding acyl carrier protein, which codes for MNPELARYIQHRERILDKVRTLLVERLHVSRAPDEIDPDAPLFGTGLGLDSVDAVELLVSMESELGVKLPHEGLSRPAMRTVNTLVDLALAHGRTDDVDG